The genomic interval GTGTTTGGCATCAAGACCCTGTACCTCGGTGGCGGCATCGCTATCGCGCTGGGTGCGTTCATCGCAATTCTGGCAGTGTTGCGCCGGAACGGCGGCGGCGGCGGTGGTGGCGGCAGGCCCGACAGCTTCGACCAGTTCTAGCCGCGGCCGCGGAGAGCAACCCTTTTTGTGTCGGTGTCCCGAGGGGCGGATATGGAGTGGCCACACGACCCGGATGGTGAAGAGGGAAGCGAGGGCCGGCGCAAGTACGGACACGCCGTCCTCGCGAAGAAAATCGACGAGGGCGAGGACTTTCCGCTGACGGCCGAGGAGTACGTCTCGGCGTACGGGGACCATCCCGTCCGAATCGACTACGAGACAGTCGTCAGCGTCGCGGATATCTTCGAGCACGTCGAAGAGTCGGAGTTCGCCGATTTCCCCGAGTTCCACAAGGCCCTGGGTGAGGCCCTTCGAGGCGAGGACCTCTGGCCGTACCGGCTTGAACACGCCTGAGCGTCCGCGGCAGGCGTGGTGCGTGTGTGCACGACACATACTTGTGGTGGGCCGTCGTATCTCCCACCATGGCGACACGGAACGCTGACACCGACAGGGGAGGCGGGCTGCCAGACGCCGTCGTCGAGGACCTGCTGTCAGTCGACAGTCGCCGCCGAGCGCTCTCGATTCTCGCGGCCAGTGACGAACCGATGATCGTCGAGGACCTCGCGGCGGCCGTCGTCGCGGACCGGGAAGGCTGTGCGGCGTCGACGGTCCCGGCGTCCGAACGGGCGGCCATGGTGGACGAACTGTTCACCGAACACCTACCGAAGCTGACCGCGACCGACGTCCTCTCATACAACTCGATGCTCGGAACGGTCGAACTCGAACGGGAGGGTATCGCGCCGACTGATTCGACCTGACCGGCTTCCGATAAATCAATATCCGTCGACGCCGAACCGCCGGTAGTGACGAACACGCAGGTTACCCACATCCAGATCGACAACTACGGGCCGTGGACGGTCACCCCGGAGCCACGCCGCGAAGTCGACCTCCAGACGCTCCAGTCCCGTCTGTACGCCGACCTCGCACAGCTGTTTGGCAACCGCGACGGCTACATCTTCTTCTCGCGGTTCGACAACATGATCGCCGTGACGAACGGCCTCGACGAGGCGGACCACGCGCTCATCCAGGAGTCCGTGGGGAACCGTTACCCGGTGACGATGAGCCTCTCGGTCGCCACGGGCACCACGCCCGTCTCGGCGCTGGGGACGGCCACCGAGCAACTCCAGGAGGCCGGGAGCGCGCAGGACGACGGCCGACGCGAGGTGTTGCGCGGGCAGACCATCGAGGAGTCCTTCCGGACCCCCGCCGACGTACAGCTGGCGCATTTCGACGTCGACGACGCGACCGGGAAGTACACCGACCAGTTGAACGAGTTCGACACGTTCATCCGGATCGAACAGGGGTACGCGGCGCTGATGAAGTACATGCGCGAGGCCCACGACTCGCTGTCGTTCTTCGTCGGCGGCGACAACGTCATCGCCGTCTGTCCCGACCTCGACGAAGCGGCCTACCGCGACGCCTGTGACCACGTTCGCGAGGCCGTGGACGTCGAACTCAAGGTCGGCGTCGGTCGCGGACGGACGCCCGCGGACGCCGGGATGGACGCCAAGCACGCACTGGAACACTGCCGTGCGGACGGTGCGACGGTCAGGTTCGAGGAGTAGCGGGACTCCTCCCTGCGGTCGGACTCCCGGAAAAGGCGAACGGAGACCGAAGCGGTGGCCACCGCGGCGAAAGTCGCCTTTGTGATTGGGTACCACTGGACATAAGCGTAGTGGAGGTAGCTTTTAGACCGAGACGTGTGATACGTTCACACATGAGAGACCCGGTGTCCGTTCGGGAGGTGATGAACCGTGAGTACGTGGGTGCCAGCGCGTCGGACGACCTGCTCGAGACGACCGAACTGCTCGTTCGCGAAGGGGAACCGACGGCGCTGGTCCTGCAGGGCAACGAACCGGTCGGTGTCGTCACGAGAGCTGATATCCTCGGCCATCTCGTCTCGGAGGGGGCCCCCGACACCGCGACAGTGGGGGACGTGATGACCGATTCCTTCCCGTCGATATCGCCCGACGCGCGGTTGCCCGAAGCGCGCGACCGGATGGCGGCCTACTCGACAGAGTGGGTGCTCGTCGTCGAGGACGGCCAGCCGCTGGGCACGCTGACCGGCCACGACATCCTCTCGACGGTCCGGCTGGAGAGCGAGGTGACGGCTGCGGTCGACGACGGTACCGAGATGGCGACGACGGGACAGGCCGCAACGACCGACGGGACGACGACGGCGGCGGAGGACTCCTTCGAGGAACAGGGGATCTGCTCGGCCTGCGGGACGCTCACGCGGTCGCTGGCCTCGCTGAACGGCCAGTTGCTCTGTGCCGACTGCCGGGACGTGTGACCCTACTCGACGACGTACACCGCGCCCGACCCCTCGCGGTCGCCGTCTGCCTCGACCGCTGCGCCAGCGACTGCGCGTAGCCCGTCGCCCGACAGTTCGGCACCGTTCCCGAACGCGTCCGTATCGTCTCCGACTCCGGGACTGCGCTGCGCTGTTCCCGTCGAAACCGACGCTGCGTGGGACACTGTCACAAGGGCCAACAGTTTTGCGCCCGTGGGACGCATTTCGGCCGTGGAACTCACGACCCCGTCGACGGAGCTGACCGACCGGCTCACCGACATGTGGGTCGAACTCGCCCGCGACCAGCGGACGTACGGCTCACACCTCCTGGGGCCCGAAAACCGGGCCGCAATCCGTGAGACGGTCGTCCAGCGGATCATCACCGAGAACCTCCTCGTCGCCCGCCGAAACGGGGCCCTTGTGGGCTTTGTCATGTTCACGGTCGAACACGGCCGCTACGAACAGGACATCTCTCCCGGGCTCGTGGAGAACCTCTACGTAGTGCCGGCTGCTCGCCGGGCCGGTATCGGTAGCGCGCTACTGCGAGCCGCCGAGGAGCGACTCGCCGCCGACGGTGCGACGGTAATCCAGCTCGAAGCGATGGCCGACAACGACGCTGCCCGGCAGTTCTACGCCGCCCACGGCTACACCCCCCACCGACTCGAACTCGAGAAGTCGACGGAAAACGACACCGCTTAAAACGTCCCCCCACAACTGACGGACGCGTGCCAGGGGAGCTTGGGTGGTCCAAGCACTCGACTTGTAATCGAGAGTTCGTGGGTTCAAATCCCACCCCTGGCTTGCGCTGTTCTGGCGGCTGTGAACGCAGTGTAGAGCTCTGAGCCGAATAGCCCAGCGTCGCTGTCGGGTACTATCGGTCGAGCGTCACCGGTGGCGGACGTTCCTGCTGTTGTACCCTGTCTGGAACTCGGTTACGGGATACCGGCCACGTCGTTACCAGTTCGAGCAGTCCACGTGCGACCTGTTACGATGTCTATACTCTTCATACGGCACTTGCAGTTCATTCGCATGGACCGACGAACCTATCTCGGCGTCGTCGCCTCGGCACTGTTCGCTGGATGCGGTGGCTCCGGAACGGGGCCGACGGCCACGCCGCCTGCGTCAGCGATGGAATCCACCGCTCCGTCCACACCGTCGACGCCGACTGGGAAACGGGGGGAGACTGCACGGCAGACCGAGAGTCAACCACAGCCTACCGAATCGGAACGACAGACCGATGCGATAGACGAGCCCAATCCGGCGCTCGCGGCCATCGCGGCCGACGTGGCTGCGGCCATCGACAGCTACACCGAGGCCGGGGATGGCGATGTGCCGACGGACGTGATGCCGGACGACCTCGTCAACAGGAGTACCGTGCACGCTAGCCTGTACGGCGCGCGTGAGACCCGCACCGACGTTCGCCGCGAGGCGTTGCCCGCGGCGGAACGGACGAGGTACGACCAGTTAGAGGGCGCGTTCTGGTTCGCCTGGTGGCTCCCGTCGGTACAGCTAGCGCTGTACAACGCCCACAGTCGGCTCCAGAAGGGGTGGGACAGCCTCCTCGCCCAAGACTGGGACAGCGCCCTGTCAGACTGGAGGGCAGTGAGCGGTAAGACGAGCGACGGCGACGACGCCCTCTCGAAGCTCCGAAACGATTCCGAGGCGACAGATATGAACGGTCTCGACCGTCTCGACCCCTCGGACTACCGGGAGACGGTCCACCAGTTGGAGGGGCTCTTGGCCGATAGTGAGGACCTCGGGGCGGCGCTGACGACGATGGCCGATGCGTTTCGGCGCTACGACGCGGGTGGGGAACACGACTATCTCCGGGCCGAACAGCAGTTTCAGGACTCGGCGGAACAACTGCAGGCAACCGACTGGCGACCGTTCTACGACAGGCTCGCTGCGGACGCCCTCTGTGCCTCGAAAGCGATGGCGGAGGGCTGTGCACTGCTCGATGAGGCCCAGCAGACAACCGACACCGAGCGGACGGAAATCCTCCGTGAAGAGGCCCAGGAGGAGTTCGACCGCTGCAAAGTCGTCGACGACGCGATTTACATCGAGATCGTCTGAGTTCGGCCGTGCCGGGACCGATTCCGCAGCTGGGGGTTCGGTTCAGTCAATCAGGGCTCTTCGGTATCCGGTCTCAGCGTCACCAGAGCGGTTGTCGCCGAAACCAGGAGTGTGAACGCGACCCGAGCCCGTGGAGCCACGTCGGACGGAACGCGCGAGCACGACGGCGCCACTGTCGCGACCATCGACGGTTCCGGGACGACATCAGCCGTTCTCGAACGGCGTCACGGGTTTCGCCTCGCCGTGGACCTCGAACCGAGCGCCTCGCTGGACGCTCTCGCCGGCCGTGATATCCCACCCGTGGGCGTCCACGATGCGCTGGACGATGGCGAGCCCGAGGCCGGTGCCCGCCGTCGAGTGGCCGGACTCGAACACCACCGACTGGTCGGTGTCGGGGATGCCGGGGCCGTCGTCGGCGACGTAGAACCCGTCGCTGTACTCCGCCGCGGAGACGCGTGTCGAGGTGTGCAGCGATTCGAGCGGGCCGAGCGTATCGTCACGTCGCTGTCGGCGTGTTCGCCGGTGTCCCCGGCTTCCGGCCGGCCGTTCGTCGGCCCGTGCGTGACGGCGTCGTCGGCGTCCGGCCGAGTGTCCGTCGTCCCGTGCTCGACGCTGTTCCGAAAGAGGTTCTCGAACACCTGAAGCAGCCGCGACTCGTCGCCGAAGATATCGACCGTCCCGTCGGTCTGCAGCGTCGCGTCCGGCGTGTGGACGTTCGACCAAGCCGTCTCGGCGAGGCTCCGGAGGTCGAGCCTGGTCCGGCTCTCGACGACGTACCCCTGTTCGGCCAGCGTCAGGAGCTCCTCGATGAGCGTGTCGATTCGGTTCAGCGCGTCTGCGGCGCTGTCCAGATGGCCGTCGCTATCGGTTTCCCGCGCCAGTTCGAGGTGGCCATCGGCGACCGTCAGCGGGTTCCGGAGGTCGTGTGAGACCATGCCGACGAACTCCTCCAGCCGGTCGTTCTGGACTCTGAGCGCGTGTTCCCGCTGGGCTCTTGAGAGGGCCGACTCGATATTGGCCGCCAGAATGCGCGCGACCCGGACCTGCCGCTGTGTGAACGCGTCGGCCGCCTCAGAGGCGATGTTCAACACGCCGTGGTCGCCCAGTGGCAGGATGAGCTCGCTGTTGATACGGGAGTCGGCGTTGTATTCGTTCCCGGCGGCGTTCGTGCCCGGGTACTGCCGCATCTCACCGGCCTCGAAGGCCTCCCACGAGATGCTGTTGCCGGGGCGGTACACCACGTCCCCGTCGAGCAGCCGTTTCGACCCCTCCGTTTCCGCGGTCAACTGGAGTTCGGTCGCCTCCGCGTCGTAGAGCCACAGGCCGCCGAAGACGACGCCGAAGACGTCCGGGATTGCGGAGACTGCGACCTCGCATATCTCCCCTTCGGCTTCGGCGTCAACGAGCCGCTGGGTGACCGTATAGAGCGCGTCGAGTTCCGACTCAGCGTTGTCCGCACTATGCATCAGGGATTCTTTCTCGGCTTCAAATATAAACGTGGGGCAGCGCCCTCGCAGGGAGACGACGGCACCGGTCGGTCGTCGGAGCGGTCTCTCGACGCACTGTCGGTCTCAGCCACTGGTCAGCTTCCCCGGGCAGCCGCGAGGGGAACAGTGAGAACCGGGACGTCGGAGAGTCGAACGATCTTTTCTGTGACGCTCCCCAGCAGATAGTGGTCGAGGCCTGTGCGACCGTGGGTCCCCATGACGACGAGGTCGATATCTTCCCGCGAAACGTAGTCGAGAATCGCACGGTGGGGGTCGCCACGGGCCACGACGCCCTCGATGGTCTCCAGGTCGGCGGCTTTGGCCTGGGAGGTCACGTCGTCGATAGCCCGCTGGCCCTGTTCCTCGAGCTCCTCGAAGACATCCTCGGGCGTCGATTCCCTGGCGAGCCCGATGCGGGCATCGACAACGTACAGCACGTGGAGCGAGGCGTCGTACCGCGTTGCGAGGTCGATCGCGTGGTCGACAGCGCCGCGCGTGCCTGCGCTGCCGTCGGTCGGAACGAGTACTGCGCCATACATATAGAGAAACTAATATTTCTACCGACTAACCGCTTGCGTCCATCACCGATAAGACGGCGCGGCGTGACGGGCTGGTATGGTGTTCGACCTGCTCTCAGAGTTCGAGGCGACGCCCGAAGCGGGGGCCGTCGAAAGCGGTGAACTGGCCGTCACAGACGACGTGCTGGTGAAAGCGTTCGCGCTCGGCCCGGACGCGAGTATCCCGCCACACGAACACGGCGACGCGACGAACGTGTTTCACGTGCTCCGCGGGACCGTCGCCGTCGAACGCGACGGGGAGACGGAGACTGTCTCGGCCCCCGGCGTAGTCCTCAACGAGCGCGGCCAGGTCCACGGCGCGCACAACGAGACCGACGAAGTCGCGGTCCTGACGGCGAGTCTCTGCCCGCTTCCCGGGCAGTGACTACTCCGGCTCTTCCGTCGAGACGGCGACGGGGCTGACCTTCGAGAGCCGCATCGCGTTCCCGGTGACCGCAGTCGTCATCCCGGCGTCGCCCGCCAACACGGCCAGCCAGATGGGGACGTAGCCAAACGGTACCGCGACCGCCAGCCCGGCCTTGACCCCGAGGCTCGCCCAGACGTTCTGCCGGATGACGCCGTTTGCCCGGTCGGCCAGGTCGTAGAGGTACGGGAGCTTCGAGAGGTCGTCGCTCATCAGCGCGATGTCGGCGGTTTCGAGCGCCGTATCGGTGCCGGCCGCACCCATCGCCACGCCGACCGTCGCCGTCGCCAGCGCCGGCGCGTCGTTGATGCCGTCCCCGACCATCGCCACGCCGCCGGACTTCGTCCGGCGAGCCCGCGAGTGTGACTCACGGACGCCGTCGGTGCCAGCGACCAGCGACTCGATGTGGGCCACCTTCTCGTCGGGCAGCAGCTCGG from Halomicroarcula saliterrae carries:
- a CDS encoding DUF5785 family protein, coding for MEWPHDPDGEEGSEGRRKYGHAVLAKKIDEGEDFPLTAEEYVSAYGDHPVRIDYETVVSVADIFEHVEESEFADFPEFHKALGEALRGEDLWPYRLEHA
- a CDS encoding DUF7344 domain-containing protein; the protein is MATRNADTDRGGGLPDAVVEDLLSVDSRRRALSILAASDEPMIVEDLAAAVVADREGCAASTVPASERAAMVDELFTEHLPKLTATDVLSYNSMLGTVELEREGIAPTDST
- a CDS encoding GTP cyclohydrolase III, whose translation is MTNTQVTHIQIDNYGPWTVTPEPRREVDLQTLQSRLYADLAQLFGNRDGYIFFSRFDNMIAVTNGLDEADHALIQESVGNRYPVTMSLSVATGTTPVSALGTATEQLQEAGSAQDDGRREVLRGQTIEESFRTPADVQLAHFDVDDATGKYTDQLNEFDTFIRIEQGYAALMKYMREAHDSLSFFVGGDNVIAVCPDLDEAAYRDACDHVREAVDVELKVGVGRGRTPADAGMDAKHALEHCRADGATVRFEE
- a CDS encoding CBS domain-containing protein, whose translation is MRDPVSVREVMNREYVGASASDDLLETTELLVREGEPTALVLQGNEPVGVVTRADILGHLVSEGAPDTATVGDVMTDSFPSISPDARLPEARDRMAAYSTEWVLVVEDGQPLGTLTGHDILSTVRLESEVTAAVDDGTEMATTGQAATTDGTTTAAEDSFEEQGICSACGTLTRSLASLNGQLLCADCRDV
- a CDS encoding GNAT family N-acetyltransferase encodes the protein MELTTPSTELTDRLTDMWVELARDQRTYGSHLLGPENRAAIRETVVQRIITENLLVARRNGALVGFVMFTVEHGRYEQDISPGLVENLYVVPAARRAGIGSALLRAAEERLAADGATVIQLEAMADNDAARQFYAAHGYTPHRLELEKSTENDTA
- a CDS encoding ATP-binding protein, giving the protein MVFESGHSTAGTGLGLAIVQRIVDAHGWDITAGESVQRGARFEVHGEAKPVTPFENG
- a CDS encoding universal stress protein yields the protein MYGAVLVPTDGSAGTRGAVDHAIDLATRYDASLHVLYVVDARIGLARESTPEDVFEELEEQGQRAIDDVTSQAKAADLETIEGVVARGDPHRAILDYVSREDIDLVVMGTHGRTGLDHYLLGSVTEKIVRLSDVPVLTVPLAAARGS
- a CDS encoding cupin domain-containing protein, producing the protein MVFDLLSEFEATPEAGAVESGELAVTDDVLVKAFALGPDASIPPHEHGDATNVFHVLRGTVAVERDGETETVSAPGVVLNERGQVHGAHNETDEVAVLTASLCPLPGQ